TTCCTGACCGGGCAGGGATCCTTGGGATAACCGATCGGCAATAGTTCCACGACGCGGATGTGCGCCGGGATTCCAAGGAGCTTTTTCACCGGTTCTTCATAGAAGGCACCGATCCAGCAAGTCCCGAGCCCTTCGGCTACGGCGCACAAGGTGATGTGATCTATGGCGATGGCGACGTCGATGGGGTAGCAGAGTTGACCGCACGCCATCACATGGTTGTCGGTTTCAGCACAGCAGACGAAGATGACGGGGGCCTCTGCGACGAACCTCTGTTTGCAGGAAGCATCCGCCAGCGCTTTCCTCGTCGCCGCATCTCGTACGACGACGAATCTCCATTCCTGCCGGTTGCTTGCCGATGGTGCCAGACGAGCCGCTTCAAGAAGCCGTGTGATCACTTCTTCCGGCACATCTTTCGGCTGAAAATAACGAACGCTCTTGCGCAATTTTATGATTTCATAAATATCCAACTTCAGCCTCCTTGATATCCGCTTCAATCGCCGACACAACTTTACTCACATCGCTTGAGCTGGTTGATTGCCTCATGATCTACCTGCCACCCGCATATCCGTCCAACGTATAGCGAACCTGAAAGATAGCCCAATGAATGGGCGATAAGAAGCTAGGTATCTGATAACCAATGTTTTGAATCTTACATCTATCTATCCAGTAATGCAATAATTTCTATAGTGTGCAAATTATGCTTCCAGGATATATTCCAGAATGTCAGTCATTGACCTTTGCGGGTTTTTTGGCTATTTTAACGTTTACAAAAAATGATGGAAACAAGGCATTTTGAAAATCTCAAGAGACTGGACCATATCATGTATATCTTTTTCGATGCGGGGGGGACGCTCATCGACCTTGATTATTCCTATCTGAGGAAGCTCCTCAGGGCGAAAGGGAATGAGACGGATGAGTCGCTCTTAGCCTTTGCAGAGGGGAAGGCGCGTGCCTGGGTAGACAGGACTCTCCGGGGTAGCGACAAGAAGCCGGTCGACCTGTGGAAGTCCTATTTCAATATCATTTTCCGCGAGGCGGGAGCCGAGGATGGCTCCATGGAAGATGTCATTGAACATCTATGGGAAAGGAACGCCGAAGAGGGTTTGTGGAAGACTCCCATTCGCGGCGTCATGGAGATCCTCGATGAGCTGAAAAACCGCGGATTCCCGATGTCTGTCATCAGTAACGCTCACGGGAGAGTAGCCAACGACCTCAGGGATGCTGGTTTAGTCTCTTACTTCGAATACATTTTTGATTCCCACTGGATGGG
This genomic window from Acidobacteriota bacterium contains:
- a CDS encoding nitroreductase family protein; protein product: MDIYEIIKLRKSVRYFQPKDVPEEVITRLLEAARLAPSASNRQEWRFVVVRDAATRKALADASCKQRFVAEAPVIFVCCAETDNHVMACGQLCYPIDVAIAIDHITLCAVAEGLGTCWIGAFYEEPVKKLLGIPAHIRVVELLPIGYPKDPCPVRKHRLPLKEIVRYERWV
- a CDS encoding HAD family hydrolase: MYIFFDAGGTLIDLDYSYLRKLLRAKGNETDESLLAFAEGKARAWVDRTLRGSDKKPVDLWKSYFNIIFREAGAEDGSMEDVIEHLWERNAEEGLWKTPIRGVMEILDELKNRGFPMSVISNAHGRVANDLRDAGLVSYFEYIFDSHWMGVEKPNPEIFRQAMKKVHATPSESLYVGDVYAIDIVGAKSAGMDAFLIDRYSLVDDVDCPKIKHISDLLDILTK